From the genome of Tripterygium wilfordii isolate XIE 37 chromosome 6, ASM1340144v1, whole genome shotgun sequence:
GAAAAGTAATAAGGCCACCACCATTCTCACTTTCTAAAGCACACgtcaatttcaatttcttttacaTTTTGGTGGGGAGCGGCAAGGTTAAAGATTCACCACAATAGGggtgaaaaaaaaatcgattttaGATCGGATAACATCgtatgtttacgaaatatttacatgtgtTTGGATCATGACTCGAATTAAATTTTGAatatacttaattgaccaaactcggattgatttaaatatgaacaagtaaatcggacaataatctaattcggATTAGGGTTAGGACAAATAAATCGAACAAGATTTCTACCTTTAGACATGGACCCAGTTTTAAACTGAACAAAAGTTTATGATTGAACCttaatttcggacatataacttacgttcaaacttaatttaatcgaGGTCGAACAAATTTGATCATGCAGATCGGACAAATTTGCCACTCTATGACCTCTACGGCTATACCACAACATAACATGCGTCATGAACATTTTCTcgcataattttttaaatttaaaatatagatTTCAATACAGATTTTTCATTTATCCAATGCCCGAGACACTGAATAGCATTTCCCTATAACTAAAactaacaaaattaataatgataAAGACATTTACTATAAACAAACCATATTTACCACCCACATTCAAAAGCTTGCTCTCTTCAAAGATGTTACAGTAACGGCAACTCCAATTGCCGACTTCCCGACGTCAATCTCAAACGAATCGTAGCGGCGAAACAGCTCCACCACGAACAACCTTGAAGCCAGCACTATGAAATCTTTCCCGGCGCATTGTTTATTATTCACTGTTGGCTTCTCTGTCTCGGGCCCATTCGACCATAGTACGTGCTTCAACAGCTTCTCACCCTCCCCAATAAAACGATCCCCCACGAACTCCTCCGGTCTATCAAATATCTTCGGGTCCTTGGTAGCGAACGGTTGGTACCCGAATAACATCTCACCTTCCTTGATCTCGAAAGCAGCGTCATGGCTCTCGATTATGAAGTCTTTCTTTGCCTTGCCGTATTGTGTCGGCACAGGCGGGTCGATGCGGAGAGCTTCGTAGACTACTGATTTCATCAACGGCATCTGTTCCATGGCTGCCATCGTGACTTTGCCACCGCTGGCTTTGATGGCTGATCTGATCTCTCGGGCTAATTGAGTATGGAGTTTGACTCCGGCCCGGCCAATCCACTTCATCATATTGGGGAAGAGGATCTTTAAGCCACCGAATGAATTGAAGCATATAGCGAACAGAATGTTGTGGCAGGCTTCTTCTCTTGAGATGCCTGAATTCGCGGCATCCGAGAGAATGGAATCCGCCGATGTATAGAAGAAATCGTAGAGTCGCTGGTAGTCAGATTTGACGAGAAGCGGAGGGAGACGGTGGGAGCGGATCGTCGATTCTTCAACAACTTTCGGCAGCCCAAGAGTCAATACTGGACTGAGTTGAAACAGAACCCACTTACCAATCAGTTTGGGTCCATCAAGCCCGAGTTTAGTGTCAGGTGGGTTTACGCCGAAGAAGGCCCGAGCCAGAAAGTTAAAGGAGGCCTGATCGTTAGGGTCGTTGTAACCGGCTTTGCCCTTTTCTTCGAGATTCTTCTCCAGAGTCTCAAAGAGCTCTGCGAAGCTCGAATGGAACTCCGGAATCACGTGGTCGCGCCGAGACTTTAGAAGCgagaaaatgatatttttgagcTTGGCGTGGTTCGGCTCAGAGGGGTCGAGATAGGAGAGGACACGGTAGCCACCGGTGAGGTCCGTTGAAGGCATGTAAGTGCCAGTGAACACGTCTTTCTTCTCAACTTTGGTAACGTCGAATAGAACCGGAAAACTCTTGCCGTCGAGCAAAACGATGACGTGTGGGTCTGAAGCTATGAAGGGACCAGGTGGCATGTTGACTCTGTAAACCGTGGATTGGTACTTCTGGATCCGTGACTTGAAGAACTCGACCCGACCCTGATTGTAAAAGTAATCAACTCTATCATTGATTGGACCGATAACAGGAAGTCCATAGCTTCCCGGTACTGGACGAACCGGGAGTTTGTCGGATTTTGACGGAGTCACCTTGGACGGTGACGTCTCGGAGATTGAAGCATAGATCTGACGAATAGAGAAACAACGGTTGGAGAGCTTTGATGGTGATTTTCTATTAGTCTGGATGTGAAATTGCAGAGTAGGAGAAGCGGATAGAGAGGAAGAAACAGCAGCCATTGATGAGAAATACAAGATTTGACCGGAAAGTTTATTTTCGGGAGACTGATTATACCGAATTGGAAAAAGGTAAGGGGTGTAGCGCTTTATTTATAGGGAGATGGTTAGTGGTGGGTCCTGCGACAGTGATTGATCgattaaaatatatgattattattatttatggggTGTGGAATGCATGCGGTTTACGAGTTTCTTCTTCCTTTAGCTAGCATATAACGACTGTTTGACCCAAATCGATTGATTGGTGTACAAGAAATCTACCCTTGGATTCTACTGTCGTAGCAAAGAAAGGATGTGAAGAATGAAGCTATGAAAACCTCTCGCCGTTAGGAGCTCAATCTTC
Proteins encoded in this window:
- the LOC119999275 gene encoding allene oxide synthase 1, chloroplastic-like yields the protein MAAVSSSLSASPTLQFHIQTNRKSPSKLSNRCFSIRQIYASISETSPSKVTPSKSDKLPVRPVPGSYGLPVIGPINDRVDYFYNQGRVEFFKSRIQKYQSTVYRVNMPPGPFIASDPHVIVLLDGKSFPVLFDVTKVEKKDVFTGTYMPSTDLTGGYRVLSYLDPSEPNHAKLKNIIFSLLKSRRDHVIPEFHSSFAELFETLEKNLEEKGKAGYNDPNDQASFNFLARAFFGVNPPDTKLGLDGPKLIGKWVLFQLSPVLTLGLPKVVEESTIRSHRLPPLLVKSDYQRLYDFFYTSADSILSDAANSGISREEACHNILFAICFNSFGGLKILFPNMMKWIGRAGVKLHTQLAREIRSAIKASGGKVTMAAMEQMPLMKSVVYEALRIDPPVPTQYGKAKKDFIIESHDAAFEIKEGEMLFGYQPFATKDPKIFDRPEEFVGDRFIGEGEKLLKHVLWSNGPETEKPTVNNKQCAGKDFIVLASRLFVVELFRRYDSFEIDVGKSAIGVAVTVTSLKRASF